The following are encoded together in the Novipirellula caenicola genome:
- a CDS encoding fructose-bisphosphatase class III: MLNTSLSFKRPEADLSGLELLAAKYPNVDAAIAEVARLAAVQTLPKGAVHVISDIHGEDKKLQHVINNASGTLRPLVEEMFSGRMDADELAEFLKLTFYPAEVTERLRHTLKSPEEVKTYAARMLKSQLELLRHLVSNFSLRLASNLFPREYSELLLEMLHSPSTDRGPEFVGAMLDELVRRGRALHLIHLIGRLIRNLAVDELIIGGDCWDRGPRGDRVVDYSRRQPNVEFIWGNHDALWLGASLGNEALICTVLRVSLRYRRIGQLDEGYSVPLTPLEHLARTVYADDPATFFMPKREGMRPNEVVARMQKAAAVMQFKLEGQLIQRNPQWGLDHRRLLHRIDYRRGTIEIDGNTYELRDNLFPTVDPENPYELTSEESDCLARLKHSFLDSQKLQEQMRFMVGHGSMYLRRDECLIFHGCVPVDADGSFLPLMVDGQPLAGRQLFEGIEKVVRRAVEKSAQEDLDFLWYLWSGPRSPLFGKDRIATLERDFIADKKPHRETKDPYFSLIHETEFCDKVLAEFGMETEGGLIVNGHVPVKVEEGESPLKRSGKAITIDGAFSEAYGDYGYTLVLEPNRIVLAEHHHFESVDAAIRDGIDIVPSVQEIRVFDQPRCTRDTERGQRIRYRIEMLERLIEAYQTNRLHEHATSSSL; the protein is encoded by the coding sequence ATGCTCAATACGTCATTATCTTTTAAACGTCCCGAAGCGGATCTATCCGGTCTGGAACTGCTTGCGGCGAAGTATCCCAATGTCGACGCGGCCATCGCCGAGGTGGCGCGGCTTGCGGCCGTGCAAACGTTGCCCAAAGGGGCGGTGCATGTGATCAGCGACATTCATGGGGAAGACAAGAAACTGCAGCATGTGATCAATAACGCCTCGGGAACGCTTCGCCCGCTGGTTGAGGAGATGTTTTCGGGAAGGATGGACGCGGATGAGTTGGCAGAGTTTCTGAAGCTGACGTTCTATCCAGCGGAAGTCACCGAGCGGCTACGGCACACGTTGAAGAGCCCCGAGGAGGTGAAAACGTACGCGGCGCGAATGTTAAAGTCGCAATTGGAGCTGCTGCGTCATTTAGTATCCAATTTCAGTCTGCGGTTAGCGTCGAATCTATTTCCGCGTGAATACAGCGAATTGCTGTTGGAGATGCTGCACTCGCCTTCGACCGATCGTGGCCCGGAATTCGTCGGTGCCATGCTCGATGAACTGGTCCGGCGAGGACGTGCGCTACATCTGATTCATTTGATTGGGCGTTTGATTCGCAACCTGGCCGTCGACGAACTGATTATCGGGGGCGATTGTTGGGACCGCGGTCCGCGCGGCGATCGTGTCGTGGACTATTCGCGTCGGCAACCCAATGTGGAATTCATTTGGGGGAACCACGATGCGTTGTGGCTCGGTGCATCGCTGGGTAACGAGGCGTTGATTTGCACGGTGCTTCGTGTGTCGCTGCGATATCGCCGGATTGGACAATTGGACGAAGGGTATAGCGTTCCGCTGACACCGCTTGAACACCTAGCACGCACCGTCTATGCCGACGATCCCGCTACGTTTTTTATGCCCAAACGAGAGGGCATGCGTCCCAACGAAGTGGTGGCGCGGATGCAAAAAGCCGCGGCAGTGATGCAGTTCAAACTCGAAGGCCAATTGATCCAACGCAATCCGCAGTGGGGCTTGGACCATCGGCGTTTGTTGCACCGAATCGACTATCGTCGTGGCACGATCGAAATTGACGGAAACACCTATGAACTACGCGACAACCTATTCCCGACCGTGGATCCCGAAAACCCATATGAATTGACCTCAGAGGAATCGGACTGCCTTGCCCGTTTGAAACACTCGTTCTTGGATAGCCAGAAACTGCAAGAGCAAATGCGGTTCATGGTCGGACACGGGTCGATGTATTTGAGACGCGACGAATGTTTGATTTTTCACGGTTGCGTACCGGTGGATGCCGACGGTTCGTTTTTACCGCTGATGGTCGACGGTCAACCGCTGGCGGGACGCCAATTGTTTGAAGGGATCGAAAAAGTGGTCCGTCGTGCGGTCGAAAAATCGGCCCAAGAGGATCTTGATTTCCTCTGGTACCTTTGGAGCGGGCCGCGGTCACCGTTGTTTGGGAAGGACCGGATCGCGACGCTCGAGCGTGATTTCATTGCAGACAAAAAACCGCATCGCGAGACCAAAGACCCCTACTTCTCGCTGATTCATGAAACCGAGTTTTGCGACAAGGTGTTGGCGGAATTTGGGATGGAAACCGAGGGCGGATTGATCGTCAACGGGCACGTGCCGGTCAAGGTCGAAGAAGGAGAGTCTCCGCTAAAACGCAGTGGCAAAGCGATCACGATCGACGGAGCTTTTTCCGAAGCTTACGGCGACTACGGATACACCTTGGTGCTCGAGCCGAACCGAATCGTGTTGGCCGAACATCATCATTTCGAATCGGTCGATGCGGCGATCCGCGACGGAATCGACATCGTGCCCTCGGTTCAAGAAATTCGCGTTTTCGATCAACCACGGTGCACCCGTGATACCGAACGCGGCCAGCGGATTCGTTATCGGATCGAGATGCTCGAGCGGCTGATCGAAGCCTACCAAACCAACCGACTGCATGAGCACGCGACCAGCAGCAGTCTGTAA